From a region of the Butyrivibrio sp. AE3004 genome:
- a CDS encoding nitrogenase component 1: MSDFIERSKFSCALGGALSTIAAIPKAVPIVHASGGCAAALSGTYNLSAGYRGVGYCGGNMIPTSNISQSHIVFGGESKLEGQIEGTLKYIKGDLYLVVTGCQTEMIGDDAVGIADRYRDQNVIGINTPGFLGNTLRGYDAVLSALVKNFIEKKEEKAPKTINLLGIVPGHDVFYRGNIGHLKNLLEKIGVKANTFFGDGESVEKIKNYGDASLSVVVSETAGQITAKAFETVHKIPYITTELPIGPKASERFLRLIGEKLGIDTAVIDKVVEEETKYFYSYFERIVDVASDLDFQRYVVAITDSYYAYPLVDFVSEELGWIPHFVAVNDLQDKSKQEAYTKKFENLTSQTKPSVIYEDKFSYVKKKLRASWPYNNNQKYYDSLGPLYIIGSVVERNLAADYGAGFLTVAFPVSNRAVLNKGYAGFRGALSLVEDLLTNLVASR; this comes from the coding sequence ATGAGTGATTTTATAGAGCGCTCCAAATTTTCATGTGCCCTGGGAGGTGCGCTTTCAACTATAGCAGCTATTCCGAAGGCTGTTCCCATCGTTCATGCATCAGGCGGATGTGCTGCGGCTTTGTCCGGAACCTATAACCTGTCCGCAGGTTACAGAGGTGTCGGATATTGCGGAGGGAATATGATCCCTACATCTAATATCTCACAGAGCCATATAGTATTCGGTGGTGAGAGTAAGCTGGAGGGACAGATTGAGGGAACACTTAAATATATAAAGGGCGATCTATATCTGGTTGTAACCGGTTGTCAGACGGAAATGATAGGTGACGATGCGGTTGGAATAGCTGACAGATATCGTGATCAGAATGTTATAGGTATAAACACGCCGGGATTTTTAGGAAATACTCTCAGAGGATATGATGCAGTACTAAGTGCACTTGTTAAGAATTTTATTGAGAAAAAAGAAGAGAAGGCTCCAAAGACAATAAACCTTCTCGGTATCGTACCCGGCCATGATGTTTTTTATCGTGGAAACATTGGGCATTTAAAGAATCTTCTGGAAAAGATAGGAGTTAAGGCAAATACCTTTTTCGGAGACGGAGAATCGGTAGAGAAGATAAAAAACTATGGGGATGCTTCACTTAGCGTGGTTGTTTCCGAAACAGCGGGACAGATTACTGCAAAGGCATTTGAAACTGTTCACAAAATACCGTACATAACTACCGAATTACCGATAGGCCCCAAAGCTTCAGAAAGATTCCTTCGTCTTATCGGAGAAAAGCTTGGAATAGATACAGCTGTCATCGACAAGGTGGTTGAAGAAGAGACAAAGTATTTCTATTCATACTTCGAAAGAATTGTAGATGTTGCTTCGGATCTTGATTTCCAGAGATATGTGGTTGCCATCACCGACAGCTACTATGCGTATCCGCTAGTGGATTTCGTATCTGAAGAGCTTGGATGGATACCACATTTCGTAGCGGTAAACGATCTTCAGGATAAGAGTAAACAGGAGGCGTACACAAAGAAATTTGAGAACCTTACATCACAGACAAAGCCTTCAGTGATATACGAAGATAAATTCAGTTATGTGAAAAAGAAGCTTCGTGCGAGCTGGCCTTATAACAATAACCAAAAATATTATGATTCACTGGGCCCCCTTTACATAATCGGAAGTGTGGTTGAACGTAATTTGGCAGCAGATTACGGCGCAGGATTTTTAACCGTAGCATTCCCTGTTAGTAACAGAGCAGTACTTAATAAAGGCTATGCCGGATTCAGGGGTGCATTATCACTTGTTGAAGACTTACTTACGAATCTGGTTGCATCACGATAG